The Streptomyces sp. RKAG293 genome includes a region encoding these proteins:
- a CDS encoding cytochrome d ubiquinol oxidase subunit II, with product MTATLVAWILLLVIAAYACGGGVDYGAGFWDLLAGGADRGKRPRWLIDHAMAPVWEVNNVWLIFVFILMWTGFPVFFQTVFTALWLPLALAAVGMVLRGAGFALRKPARRLVARRIYGAVFAVSSLVTPFFLGAAAGGVASGRVAPGTTASADAWSNTTSIMAGLLTVAATAFLGAVFLTADARRFGAVDLVGYFRLRAWISAAALLVLGVIGLTVTDPHASYVHHGLTHGMGLLLVLIAVVAVAVTALLVAGPATGWARYTSVATVALLVAAWGFAQRPYLVPTSLTVQQGAGASAALQWMLIIAAVALVLIGPALVVLYRLDTHGVLEPLADEDVAR from the coding sequence GTGACCGCCACCCTCGTTGCCTGGATCCTGTTGCTGGTGATCGCCGCCTACGCCTGCGGCGGCGGTGTCGACTACGGCGCCGGGTTCTGGGACCTGCTGGCCGGCGGTGCGGACCGCGGCAAGCGCCCGCGCTGGCTGATCGACCACGCGATGGCGCCCGTGTGGGAGGTCAACAACGTCTGGTTGATCTTCGTGTTCATCCTGATGTGGACCGGCTTCCCGGTGTTCTTCCAGACGGTGTTCACCGCGCTGTGGCTGCCGCTCGCGCTGGCTGCCGTCGGCATGGTGCTGCGCGGGGCCGGCTTCGCACTGCGCAAACCCGCCCGACGGCTCGTCGCACGCCGGATCTACGGCGCCGTGTTCGCGGTCTCGTCGCTGGTCACCCCGTTCTTTCTCGGCGCCGCCGCCGGCGGGGTGGCCTCCGGGCGGGTCGCGCCCGGCACCACCGCCTCGGCGGACGCCTGGTCCAACACCACCTCGATCATGGCCGGGCTGCTCACCGTCGCGGCGACCGCCTTCCTCGGCGCGGTCTTCCTCACCGCGGACGCCCGCCGCTTCGGGGCCGTCGACCTGGTCGGCTACTTCCGGCTCCGCGCGTGGATCAGCGCCGCGGCCCTCCTGGTGCTCGGCGTGATCGGCCTGACCGTGACCGACCCGCACGCGTCGTACGTCCACCACGGGCTCACCCACGGGATGGGGCTCCTCCTGGTGCTCATCGCCGTGGTCGCCGTGGCGGTCACCGCCCTGCTGGTCGCCGGCCCGGCCACCGGGTGGGCCCGCTACACCTCGGTTGCCACCGTTGCCCTGCTGGTCGCCGCGTGGGGCTTCGCCCAGCGGCCCTATCTGGTGCCCACCTCGCTCACCGTCCAGCAGGGCGCGGGAGCGAGTGCTGCGCTCCAGTGGATGCTGATCATCGCGGCCGTCGCGCTGGTGCTGATCGGACCCGCGCTCGTCGTGCTGTACCGCCTCGACACCCACGGCGTGCTGGAACCCCTTGCCGACGAGGATGTCGCGCGGTGA
- a CDS encoding cation:proton antiporter — protein sequence MTPNQVLTGVGLIVVLAVGSQLLASRLRVPALLILLPVGFAAGALSDDVNPEQLLGPAFSPLVSLAVAVILYDAGLGLELKRLRGHTRRVVVRLLWLGTLITWVSAALFAVPVLNMSKYAAIMLGAILVVSGPTVVGPLLNFVRPTERLQRILIWEGSLIDPIGGILGAFVFHSVIARAGQNGFGSQLGQFWISALVGLAGGVVGAGALWLVMRYMRLNEVLGTTVQFAAVVGAAAACDAIRDDTGLIAAVVMGMALANLPGLDIPARRPFFETLVSLIIGLLFISISATVTPQSLRHVILPALALVAVLVLVVRPLVAHIATAGTDILPGERWFVGWMAPRGIVAAATASTFSVTLVQKGIDGADRILPATFVVIVATVMLYGLTALPVARRLGVLRPARSRPLLVGGDLWAIDLGRALNSAGLDVLMWAGAHDQRARIEEAGLELAPGELLAAATGAGAELEGITSVLLLTEEDDFNALASMTLQESVEGSVHRLGPLAGSQGVVAPYAGGEALFGAGLTRPELVRRYAAGARIVMHRTDSAIPTGHQMLFLVRRDGRLAPVTEAGTPAPHPGDVAVLLTPMSGY from the coding sequence GTGACGCCCAATCAGGTACTGACGGGTGTGGGCTTGATCGTGGTGTTGGCGGTCGGCTCCCAGCTGTTGGCGAGCCGGCTGCGCGTGCCGGCGCTCCTCATCCTGCTCCCGGTCGGCTTCGCCGCCGGCGCGCTCTCGGACGACGTCAACCCCGAACAACTGCTGGGTCCCGCCTTCTCCCCGTTGGTCTCGCTCGCCGTGGCGGTGATCCTCTACGACGCCGGGCTCGGCCTGGAACTGAAACGGCTGCGCGGTCACACGCGTCGCGTCGTGGTCCGACTCCTCTGGCTCGGCACACTGATCACCTGGGTGTCCGCCGCACTGTTCGCGGTACCGGTCCTGAACATGTCGAAGTACGCGGCCATCATGCTGGGAGCGATCCTGGTTGTCTCGGGCCCGACGGTCGTCGGACCGCTGCTCAACTTCGTCCGCCCGACCGAGCGACTGCAGCGCATCCTCATCTGGGAGGGCTCCCTGATCGACCCCATCGGCGGCATCCTGGGTGCGTTCGTCTTCCACAGCGTCATCGCGAGGGCCGGCCAGAACGGTTTCGGGAGCCAGCTGGGACAGTTCTGGATCAGCGCGCTGGTGGGCCTGGCCGGCGGTGTGGTGGGGGCGGGGGCGCTCTGGCTGGTGATGCGGTACATGAGGCTGAACGAGGTGCTCGGAACGACGGTCCAGTTCGCCGCGGTGGTCGGCGCGGCGGCCGCCTGCGACGCGATCCGTGACGACACCGGGCTGATCGCCGCGGTGGTCATGGGAATGGCCCTGGCCAATCTGCCGGGCCTGGACATCCCTGCTCGCAGGCCCTTCTTCGAGACCCTGGTCTCCCTGATCATCGGACTGCTGTTCATCTCCATCTCGGCCACCGTCACCCCGCAGTCGCTGCGTCATGTGATCCTCCCGGCGCTCGCCCTGGTGGCTGTCCTGGTGCTCGTGGTCAGGCCGCTGGTGGCGCACATCGCCACCGCGGGGACCGACATCCTGCCCGGCGAACGGTGGTTCGTCGGCTGGATGGCACCGCGCGGCATCGTCGCCGCGGCCACCGCCTCCACCTTCTCCGTCACCCTCGTCCAGAAAGGGATCGACGGCGCGGACCGGATCCTGCCGGCCACCTTCGTCGTCATCGTCGCCACCGTCATGCTCTACGGCCTGACCGCGCTCCCGGTCGCCAGACGGCTCGGGGTGCTGCGCCCCGCGCGGTCGCGGCCGCTGCTCGTCGGGGGCGATCTGTGGGCGATCGACCTGGGGCGGGCCCTGAACTCGGCGGGTCTGGACGTCCTGATGTGGGCCGGCGCCCATGACCAGCGCGCCCGGATCGAGGAGGCAGGGCTGGAGCTGGCGCCCGGCGAGCTGCTCGCGGCTGCCACCGGAGCCGGCGCCGAGCTGGAAGGAATCACCAGCGTGCTGCTGCTCACCGAGGAGGACGATTTCAACGCGCTCGCCTCGATGACGCTCCAAGAGAGCGTGGAAGGCTCCGTCCACCGTCTCGGACCGCTCGCCGGCAGCCAGGGTGTGGTGGCGCCGTACGCCGGAGGTGAGGCACTCTTCGGCGCCGGGCTGACCCGGCCGGAACTGGTGCGCCGGTACGCGGCCGGCGCCCGGATCGTGATGCACCGCACCGACAGCGCCATCCCCACAGGGCACCAGATGCTCTTCCTGGTGCGCCGGGACGGGCGGCTCGCACCGGTCACCGAGGCCGGCACCCCGGCTCCGCACCCCGGCGACGTCGCCGTGCTGCTGACCCCGATGTCCGGGTACTGA
- a CDS encoding GMC family oxidoreductase — MADNEHYDVIIIGTGAGGGTLAHRLAPTGKRILILERGGYLPRERDNWESTAVFVKGKYRAPEFWYDKHGDSFPPEVNYYVGGNTKFYGAALFRLRPEDFGELRHHGGISPAWPIRYEDLEPYYTQAEHLYLVHGRHGEDPGEGEVSAQYAYPPVRHEPRIQQLSDDLEKHGLHPFHLPIGVNLTQDERGRATHESVCIRCNRVDGFPCLVRGKADAQVICVDPALEHANVHMVTGANVRRLETDPTGRSVGRVVAELEDGSTAGFSSDIVVVACGAVNSAALLLRSANEQHPGGLANTSDVVGRHYMRHNNLALMAVSKEPNDTQFQKTLALNDWYLGADDWDYPLGGIQMLGKSDSDQIRGEAPRWAGMASPDMPFEVLAHHAVDFWLCGEDLPQPENRVTLDGDGGIHLALDEKNNIEGLKRLQHKLQGMLGHLGMHPHHLLPHSLYLHKGMPIGATAHQAGTVRFGSDPRTSALDANCKAHDIDNLYVVDTSFFPSIGAVNPSLTAIANALRVGDHITERLG; from the coding sequence ATGGCTGACAACGAACACTATGACGTCATCATCATCGGCACCGGAGCGGGCGGCGGAACCCTCGCCCACCGGCTCGCCCCCACCGGCAAGCGCATCCTGATCCTGGAACGCGGCGGCTACCTTCCCCGGGAACGGGACAACTGGGAGTCGACGGCGGTCTTCGTCAAGGGCAAGTACCGAGCCCCGGAGTTCTGGTACGACAAGCACGGCGATTCGTTCCCACCCGAGGTCAACTACTACGTCGGAGGCAACACCAAGTTCTACGGCGCCGCGCTGTTCCGGCTGCGCCCCGAGGACTTCGGCGAGCTGCGCCATCACGGCGGAATCTCCCCCGCGTGGCCCATCCGCTACGAGGACCTGGAGCCCTATTACACGCAGGCCGAACACCTCTACCTCGTGCACGGCCGGCACGGCGAGGACCCCGGTGAGGGCGAGGTCAGCGCCCAGTACGCCTACCCGCCGGTGCGGCACGAGCCACGGATCCAACAACTCAGCGACGACCTGGAGAAGCACGGGCTGCACCCGTTCCATCTGCCCATCGGCGTGAACCTCACTCAGGACGAGCGCGGCCGCGCGACCCACGAGAGTGTGTGCATCCGCTGCAACCGGGTGGACGGCTTCCCCTGTCTGGTGCGCGGCAAGGCGGACGCGCAGGTGATCTGCGTCGACCCCGCCCTGGAGCACGCCAATGTGCACATGGTCACCGGCGCCAACGTCCGCCGGCTCGAGACCGACCCGACCGGGCGCAGCGTCGGCAGGGTGGTCGCCGAGCTGGAGGACGGCTCCACAGCCGGCTTCAGCTCCGACATCGTCGTCGTCGCCTGCGGGGCGGTGAACTCCGCTGCTCTGCTGCTGCGTTCGGCGAACGAGCAGCATCCGGGCGGGCTCGCGAACACCTCCGACGTCGTCGGCCGCCACTACATGCGGCACAACAACCTGGCACTGATGGCGGTTTCGAAGGAGCCGAACGACACCCAGTTCCAGAAGACGCTCGCGCTCAACGACTGGTACCTGGGCGCGGACGACTGGGACTACCCGCTCGGCGGTATCCAGATGCTGGGCAAGTCGGACTCCGACCAGATCCGCGGCGAAGCCCCGCGCTGGGCCGGGATGGCTTCTCCGGACATGCCCTTCGAGGTGCTGGCCCATCACGCGGTGGACTTCTGGCTCTGCGGAGAGGACCTCCCGCAGCCGGAGAACCGCGTGACCCTGGACGGCGACGGCGGCATCCACCTCGCCCTGGACGAGAAGAACAACATCGAGGGCCTCAAGCGCCTGCAGCACAAGTTGCAGGGCATGTTGGGACACCTGGGCATGCATCCGCACCACCTGCTCCCGCACAGCCTCTACCTGCACAAGGGGATGCCGATCGGTGCCACCGCGCACCAAGCCGGCACCGTCCGCTTCGGCTCGGACCCCCGGACCTCGGCGCTCGACGCCAACTGCAAGGCCCACGACATCGACAACCTGTATGTCGTGGACACGAGCTTCTTCCCGAGCATCGGCGCCGTGAATCCCTCCCTGACCGCCATCGCCAACGCCCTGCGGGTCGGCGACCACATCACGGAGCGGCTGGGCTGA
- a CDS encoding DUF389 domain-containing protein — MDMIHVRAVSPPDLTSEVVDLLAGDPCVLNLIVQTGAARNPDGDAIACDVLTGGANEVLHGLRALEVDRRGSIVIEPVDIAFSGRATDAGAQKLGPLTRSPVWEQVEARIWAQGRYAPSFYLYLVIAGLIGSVGIVTNSQILIVAAMVVGPEYGAIVSIALGIDRGDRGRVRKGLFALFVGFLLTVVITFLFSLLIRGFDLQSQAFTAGLRPVSNLINTPNFFSFAVAALAGIVGIISLTEARTSALLGVFISVTTIPAAADISVSVAFTSWSNAWGSLVQLLVNIVVLIVVGTATLRCQRAIWRKVGARHARAEQQ, encoded by the coding sequence ATGGACATGATCCATGTCCGCGCGGTGAGCCCGCCGGACCTCACGAGCGAGGTGGTCGACCTGCTCGCCGGCGACCCCTGCGTCCTCAACCTGATCGTGCAGACCGGCGCCGCGCGAAACCCGGACGGCGACGCGATCGCCTGCGACGTGCTCACGGGAGGGGCGAACGAGGTTCTGCACGGTCTGCGTGCGCTGGAGGTGGACCGCCGGGGCTCGATCGTCATCGAACCGGTGGACATCGCCTTCTCAGGACGGGCGACCGACGCGGGAGCGCAGAAGCTCGGGCCACTGACCCGCTCGCCGGTCTGGGAACAGGTCGAGGCACGGATCTGGGCCCAGGGCAGGTATGCGCCGAGCTTCTATCTCTACCTGGTCATCGCGGGACTCATCGGTTCGGTCGGGATCGTCACCAACTCCCAGATCCTGATCGTCGCGGCCATGGTCGTGGGGCCCGAGTACGGCGCCATCGTCAGTATCGCGCTGGGCATCGACCGGGGCGACCGGGGGAGGGTCCGGAAGGGCCTGTTCGCCCTGTTCGTGGGCTTCCTGCTGACTGTCGTCATCACCTTCCTCTTCAGCCTCCTCATCCGTGGCTTCGATCTGCAGTCGCAGGCCTTCACCGCGGGGCTGCGGCCCGTCTCCAACCTGATCAACACGCCCAACTTCTTCTCGTTCGCCGTGGCGGCCCTTGCCGGGATCGTCGGCATCATCTCGCTGACCGAGGCCAGGACCAGTGCCCTGCTCGGCGTGTTCATCTCGGTCACGACGATTCCGGCCGCCGCGGACATCAGCGTTTCGGTGGCGTTCACCAGTTGGAGCAACGCCTGGGGATCGCTCGTCCAACTACTGGTCAACATCGTGGTGCTGATCGTGGTGGGCACCGCCACGCTCCGCTGCCAGCGGGCGATCTGGCGGAAGGTCGGCGCCCGGCACGCCCGCGCGGAGCAGCAGTAG
- a CDS encoding DUF2252 domain-containing protein, whose protein sequence is MTEHPAARTRPVPEATPAERAARGRAARRDVPRSSHAEFSPSATRPDPLGILESQSATRVPELVPIRYGRMTESPFRFYRGAAAIMAADLATTPDSGIRTQLCGDAHLLNFRLLASPERRLLFDINDFDETLPGPWEWDVKRLAASLVIAGRANGFADAERADIVRATVRSYRESMIRFAGMGHLAVWYTKIDADRLQEVAAEQLAKRGRKGVARALAKARTRDSLQAFDKLTEVVDGQTRIVADPPLLVSLDDLLPDVERGALEEEFHRLIESYGRSLTSDRRSLLAGFRLVDVARKVVGVGSVGTRCWIFLLSGRDGDDPLFLQAKEADTSALAPYVGASEYENQGERVVAGQRLMQAASDIFLGWQRVDGIDGRRRDFYIRQLRDWKGIAQPELMVPRGMRAFGEVCGTTLARAHARSGDRIAIAGYLGRGDVFDRALTTFAESYADQNERDHQALVKAVKDGRVTAAQTEPDSS, encoded by the coding sequence ATGACCGAGCACCCCGCCGCTAGGACCCGCCCCGTACCTGAGGCGACGCCTGCGGAACGAGCGGCACGCGGCAGGGCGGCCCGTCGTGACGTGCCCCGTTCGAGTCATGCTGAGTTCTCGCCGTCGGCGACCCGGCCCGATCCGCTGGGCATCCTCGAGAGCCAGTCGGCGACGCGGGTGCCCGAACTCGTGCCGATCCGCTACGGGCGGATGACCGAGTCGCCTTTCCGCTTCTACCGCGGCGCCGCCGCGATCATGGCCGCCGACCTCGCCACCACCCCGGACTCAGGTATCAGGACCCAACTGTGCGGAGACGCGCATCTGCTGAACTTCCGCCTGCTCGCCTCGCCGGAACGCCGGCTGTTGTTCGACATCAACGACTTCGACGAGACGCTGCCCGGTCCCTGGGAATGGGATGTCAAGCGACTGGCGGCCAGCCTCGTCATCGCGGGCCGGGCCAACGGCTTCGCGGACGCGGAGCGCGCCGACATCGTGCGGGCGACCGTACGGTCCTACCGGGAGTCGATGATCCGGTTCGCGGGCATGGGCCATCTCGCCGTGTGGTACACGAAGATCGACGCGGATCGTCTCCAGGAAGTGGCGGCCGAGCAGTTGGCCAAGCGCGGCCGCAAGGGCGTGGCGCGAGCGCTCGCGAAGGCCAGGACCCGGGACAGTCTGCAGGCCTTCGACAAACTCACCGAGGTGGTGGACGGGCAGACCCGGATCGTCGCGGACCCGCCGCTGCTCGTGTCGCTCGACGATCTGCTCCCCGACGTCGAACGCGGCGCCCTGGAGGAGGAGTTCCACCGGCTGATCGAGAGCTACGGCCGTAGCCTCACGTCGGACCGGCGCTCCCTGCTCGCAGGCTTCCGGCTGGTGGACGTGGCCCGCAAGGTGGTCGGCGTCGGCAGCGTCGGCACCCGATGCTGGATCTTCCTGCTGAGCGGCCGGGACGGCGACGACCCACTCTTCCTCCAGGCCAAGGAGGCCGACACCTCGGCGCTCGCCCCCTATGTGGGCGCGAGCGAGTACGAGAACCAGGGCGAGCGGGTGGTTGCGGGACAGCGGTTGATGCAGGCCGCGAGCGACATCTTCCTCGGCTGGCAGCGGGTGGACGGGATCGACGGGCGGCGCCGCGACTTCTACATCCGTCAGCTCCGTGACTGGAAGGGCATCGCCCAGCCGGAACTGATGGTGCCGAGGGGCATGAGGGCGTTCGGCGAGGTCTGCGGCACCACCCTGGCCCGCGCCCACGCGAGGTCCGGTGACCGGATCGCGATCGCCGGATACCTGGGGCGCGGCGACGTCTTCGACCGTGCGCTGACGACGTTCGCCGAGAGCTACGCCGACCAGAACGAGCGTGACCACCAGGCACTGGTGAAGGCGGTCAAGGACGGCCGAGTCACCGCCGCGCAGACCGAACCCGACTCCTCCTGA
- a CDS encoding chloride channel protein yields MSADGVGQSGANPKDPFALVRARGYPVLLVVAAVLGVPVSAAAFGYLALVSELQSLTYTDLPTALGFHGTPSWWPVPLLALAGLLVGLTIRYLPGGGGHKPAEGLVAKGPTPAVDLPGIVLASIASLVLGVVLGPEAPLIALGSGLAVGAVRLVKKDFPPDATAVVGVAGSFAAISALLGSPLIGAFLLMEASGLGGAMLGMVLVPGLLAAGVGSLIFTGLGSWTGLGTYSLALQQVPHTDRPDIAAFGWAIVVGVAAALVGTGIRRLALFLQARVERRRVVATVLAGTVVGVIALVYAEGTGNEASGVLYSGQSALNPLLKGYAGYSMGTLLVLVLCKALAYSVSLSSFRGGPIFPAMFVGAAGGLALAHLPGLDVTSGFAMGIGAMCVAMLKLPMTSVLLATLLLGTEGLTVMPLVIVAVVVSYVISLRLTPVPADVPADVSTGHP; encoded by the coding sequence ATGTCGGCCGACGGTGTCGGGCAGTCGGGGGCGAACCCCAAAGACCCTTTCGCGCTGGTCCGCGCCCGCGGGTATCCGGTCCTGCTCGTGGTGGCCGCGGTTCTCGGCGTGCCGGTTTCGGCGGCGGCGTTCGGCTATCTCGCCCTCGTCTCCGAACTCCAGTCCCTGACCTACACGGACCTCCCCACGGCACTGGGCTTCCACGGAACACCGTCCTGGTGGCCGGTGCCGCTCCTCGCCCTGGCAGGACTCCTGGTCGGCCTGACCATCCGGTACCTGCCGGGCGGGGGCGGCCACAAACCGGCCGAAGGGCTCGTGGCCAAGGGTCCGACACCGGCCGTCGATCTGCCCGGCATCGTGCTCGCAAGCATCGCTTCGCTCGTCCTGGGCGTCGTCCTCGGCCCGGAGGCGCCGTTGATCGCGCTGGGCAGCGGGCTGGCCGTCGGCGCCGTACGCCTGGTCAAGAAGGACTTTCCACCGGACGCGACCGCCGTGGTGGGGGTCGCCGGGAGCTTCGCCGCCATCAGCGCGCTGCTGGGGTCCCCGCTGATCGGAGCGTTCCTCCTGATGGAAGCGTCCGGCCTCGGCGGGGCGATGCTCGGGATGGTCCTGGTTCCGGGGCTGCTCGCGGCCGGAGTCGGCTCGCTCATCTTCACCGGCCTGGGCTCGTGGACCGGCCTGGGCACGTACTCTCTGGCCCTGCAGCAGGTGCCGCACACCGACCGGCCCGACATCGCCGCGTTCGGCTGGGCCATCGTGGTCGGGGTCGCAGCGGCCCTCGTCGGCACGGGGATCCGCCGGCTCGCCCTCTTCCTGCAAGCACGGGTCGAGCGGCGGCGGGTGGTGGCCACCGTGTTGGCGGGCACGGTCGTCGGCGTGATCGCGCTGGTCTACGCCGAAGGGACGGGCAACGAGGCGTCCGGGGTGCTGTACTCCGGGCAGAGCGCGCTCAACCCCCTGCTCAAAGGGTATGCGGGGTACTCGATGGGCACCCTCCTGGTACTCGTGCTCTGCAAGGCGCTCGCGTACAGCGTGTCCCTGAGCAGCTTTCGGGGAGGCCCGATCTTTCCCGCGATGTTCGTGGGAGCGGCGGGCGGGCTCGCCCTCGCCCATCTGCCCGGACTGGACGTGACGTCCGGGTTCGCGATGGGCATCGGCGCGATGTGTGTGGCGATGCTGAAACTGCCGATGACCTCGGTGCTGCTGGCCACGCTGCTGCTGGGAACGGAGGGTCTCACCGTGATGCCCTTGGTGATCGTCGCGGTCGTGGTGTCCTACGTCATCTCGCTCAGACTCACTCCGGTTCCCGCCGACGTTCCCGCGGACGTTTCCACCGGCCACCCGTAG
- a CDS encoding aldose 1-epimerase family protein produces the protein MSESPTGQQILLRHGEQTAVIVELGGALRDYAVEGRPVLDGFSADERITGGRGQLLVPWPNRIGQGRYLWNDQDLQLPLTEPESGNAIHGLLRWMSWQVVEREEHRVLLGATLWPQPGYPFHLDVRVGYVLGADGLTVTVVAHNLGEDTAPYGVGQHPYLTVGTEAVDDAVLLVPARKWLPLDDTGMPVAAEDVTGTPFDFRTAKAVGGQRLDTAFTELERDSSGRAVVRLAHPSGSHGTDLWLGEGAGFVQVYTGDTLPERRRRGIAVEPMSCPPNAFRSRDGLVALAPGDLHTFRWGLRVWRQQD, from the coding sequence GTGTCCGAGAGTCCTACCGGGCAGCAGATTCTGCTGCGCCATGGTGAGCAGACCGCTGTCATCGTGGAACTGGGCGGTGCGTTGCGTGACTACGCGGTCGAGGGTCGCCCGGTGCTCGACGGCTTCTCGGCCGATGAGCGCATCACGGGAGGCCGCGGTCAACTCCTCGTGCCCTGGCCGAACCGGATCGGGCAAGGCCGGTACCTCTGGAACGACCAGGACCTCCAACTCCCTCTGACCGAACCGGAGAGCGGCAACGCCATTCACGGGCTGCTGCGCTGGATGTCCTGGCAGGTGGTGGAACGCGAGGAGCACCGGGTACTTCTCGGCGCCACCCTGTGGCCGCAGCCCGGCTACCCGTTCCACCTCGACGTCCGCGTGGGGTACGTGCTCGGGGCGGACGGACTGACGGTGACGGTCGTCGCACACAACCTCGGCGAGGACACAGCACCCTACGGCGTTGGCCAGCACCCCTATCTGACCGTCGGCACCGAGGCTGTGGACGACGCGGTGCTCCTCGTCCCGGCCCGGAAATGGCTTCCGCTCGACGATACGGGTATGCCCGTCGCGGCCGAGGATGTGACGGGGACACCGTTCGACTTCCGCACGGCCAAGGCCGTCGGCGGGCAGCGCCTGGACACGGCCTTCACCGAACTGGAACGGGACTCCTCCGGTCGGGCCGTCGTGCGTCTCGCACATCCCTCGGGTTCGCACGGCACCGACCTGTGGCTCGGGGAGGGCGCCGGGTTCGTACAGGTGTATACCGGAGACACCCTGCCTGAGCGGCGCCGCCGGGGTATCGCGGTGGAGCCGATGTCCTGCCCGCCGAACGCGTTCCGGAGCCGTGACGGTCTGGTGGCACTCGCACCCGGCGACCTGCACACGTTCCGTTGGGGTCTGCGAGTGTGGCGCCAACAGGACTGA
- a CDS encoding L-threonylcarbamoyladenylate synthase, whose product MARYFDVHPENPQPRIISAVADSIRSGSLVAYPTDSCYALGCRLGNREGIDRIRSIRNLDDRHHFTLICQNFSQLGQFVQIDNDVFRAVKAATPGSYTFILPATKEVPRQLQHPKKRTVGVRIPDHVVTQALLAELGEPLVSSTLLLPGESEPMTQGWEIKELLDHVVDAVVDSGDCGTEPTTVIDFSGGGTEILRRGAGDTTRFE is encoded by the coding sequence ATGGCACGATACTTCGACGTACATCCCGAAAATCCCCAGCCGCGCATCATCAGCGCTGTGGCCGACAGTATTCGGTCCGGCTCGCTGGTCGCGTACCCCACGGACTCCTGCTACGCGCTGGGCTGCCGGCTGGGCAACCGTGAGGGCATCGACCGCATCCGGTCCATCCGGAACCTCGATGACCGGCACCACTTCACTCTGATCTGCCAGAATTTCTCGCAACTGGGGCAGTTCGTACAGATCGACAACGACGTGTTCCGGGCGGTCAAGGCGGCGACACCGGGCAGCTACACCTTCATCCTGCCGGCGACGAAGGAAGTACCGCGCCAGCTGCAGCACCCCAAGAAGCGGACCGTCGGCGTGCGCATCCCGGACCACGTCGTGACGCAGGCACTGCTGGCCGAACTCGGCGAGCCGCTCGTCTCCAGCACCCTGCTGCTGCCCGGCGAGTCGGAGCCGATGACACAGGGCTGGGAGATCAAGGAACTGCTCGATCACGTGGTGGACGCCGTGGTCGACTCGGGCGACTGCGGCACCGAGCCCACCACCGTCATCGACTTCTCCGGCGGCGGGACGGAGATCCTCCGCCGCGGGGCGGGCGACACCACACGGTTCGAGTAG